The stretch of DNA CTGGATCAGCCGCCGTATCTGGGGCCTTCCAAACTCAGTGCGGCGCGGCAGGCCGAGTTGCAGCGCGGATTCCGGCAGGTGGTGGGCTGGGCGGGCGGCGCGTACCCCTACCGCCTGCTGCTGCGCGACGGAGAGCCGAAAGCCGACGATGAGGACGGCTTTGGCGGCTTTTCACTGGGGGCCAATGCGTTCGCGCTGCCGGGGGGCACCATCGTCATGACCGATCAGTTGGTGGCGCTGGCCCGCAGTGACCGCGAGCTGATCGGCGTCCTGGCGCATGAATCCGGCCATGTCACCAACAGACACGGGCTGGCGGGGGTGTATCAGGCGCTGGGGCTGACGCTGCTGACCACCGTGGTCACGGGCGATCTGGTCAGTGCCGGAACCTTTGCCGCCGCCGCACCCGCCGCCCTGCTGCAACGCGGCTACTCGCGGGCTGCCGAAACGCAGGCCGACGAGGTTGCCGGGGCATTTATGCTGAAACAATACGGCACCACCAAACCGCTGCGCGACATCCTGGCCCGCCTGGAGGCCGATGATGCCAAGGCAGACGAAACCAGCGTCAAGGAGGGCAACCGCCTGGAAAACCTGCTGCAAAGTCATCCGGGCACGGCAAACCGGATCGAACATCTGCGGGAAATAGAGCGGGCGGCGAAGTAGGGCGGGTGGGTTTGGGTGTTGATCGTCTGTCTCCCTACCACCCGAACTGCGTCATCCACGAAAGAGAGAGGAATTGGGAGCAATGGCCGTCCCAGTTCCTCTCTCTTTCGTCCGTCCTGCTTAGCGTTTGAAGTTGAGAAGCGTGACGCTGCTGACTTTGCTGCTGATGCCGCGTCCCACCAGCAGTTGCGTCCCACTGGCGTTCCACGTCAGGCCGCCGTCGTACATAGACAGGGACTCGCTGCGGGCCAGTTCTGCGCCGCTGCTGGGGTCAAGCACGATCAGGCCGGAGTACGCGCCGCTGACATTCAGGGCCAGCGCCTTTCCATCGGGGCTGAAGCGCAGATCATCGACCCAGCCCGTGTACTGAAGCTGCTTGAACGGCGTGGTGGCATTCTTCTTGAACAGCCAGACCTCGGCCCCATCGTCGCGGCGCACACCGAGGGCAATCGTGCCGTCGGGAGCGATGTCGAGCAGTTGGGCTTCTACATCTTCGGGCAACTGGGCCTCGGTGGTAATTTCGTCGGTTTTGCTCTTCAGCCGCAGGGCAAAGCCGTCAGCCGTGACCAGCGCAATTTCGCTGCCATCGGCACTGACCGCCACCAGATCGAACAGGTCGTCTCCAAAATCAAGGTCTTCGGCGCTGTGCACAGACGTGGTGTTGCGGGCCAGATCGGTGACGGCCAGCGTGTAGCCGTCGTGGGTCAGCAAAAACTTGCCGTTAGAGCTGATCTGAAAAAGTTGAATCTCTTCCTCGAAGTCCGTCAGGTCTGGGCCAGCCACGAGTTCCCTTGCCTGCATCAGACCCACCTCGTAGCCGTCCTCGGTGTCCAGCAGGGCCGCCGTGACGCCTGCCGCCGACGCCATAACCGGGATATAGGCCGTGCCGGAATTGAGCGGAAGCATCACCCTGGGATCGGCGGTATTGAGGAGGACGCCTTTGTCGTATTGCAAGGCCAGAGGCTGAGTTCCGGCCAGCCCGACGCTCTGCACCTTGCCTGCGGGAAACCGGAGAACCTTGCTGCCCGCAGGGTTGGCGATTCCAAACACGCTGGGCTGATAACTGTCGACCAGGCCAATGGCAACCCCGTCGACCGACACAACCAGCGCATCCTCGCCCTCCTTGGATTTTGGCCGGACGCCCACGCTTTTGCCCGTACTGACCGCCAACTGTTCCAGCGTTCCGTTTTCCATCAACAGCAGGTTGGCGCTGTTCAGAAAGGCTATTCCGGGCAGCTTGAGGCTGGTGGGGAGGGTGCGGGCGGGAGCGGAGGCGCTCAGAATCTGCACTTTGCCGCTGTCGCCCGAAATGGCCCCCACCGTGCCGTCTGGACTCAGGGCCGCGTTGCCAATTTTGTTGTAGGTGGCGACAGGGCCTTTCTTTTTGAAGGTGGCGGTGTCGACCATGAAGGCATCACCGTAGTCCACGACCAGCGCCGTTTTTCCGTCGGCAGAGGTGATCAGGTCTTCGGGGCCAAATTCCGCCAGTCGGGTGGTGGCCCCGGTTGCCGGATTCAGCACCAGCAGGGGCGCGTCCTGATCGTTTTGCAGCACCAGCAGCGAATTGTCGGCCCGGAACGCCCCCCGCACCACACGTTGAGCCGGATCTATGCCCGCCGCAGTCGCCGGAGGCCAGCGCCGCACCACAGTCCCGCCTGCCACGCGCCACACGTACAAAGCTCCGTCCGAGCGCGCCGCCACCAGCGTTCCGTCCGGGCTGACACTCAGGCGGGTCACGGGTTCGGTGGGGCCGCGCAGGGTGGTCAGGGCCTTGCCCGTGGGGTCGGCGATGACCACCGTATTTTCCACGGCAATGGCAACCCTCTTGCCGTCCCGGAACCACATGGCGTCCTGGGCCACCGCGTCACTGAGGGTATAAGACTGCGTGACGGTCAGGCTACCGGCCAACGCACAGGGAAACGCCAGAGCAAGAGACAGGGCCAGCAGGGACGAACAACGCTTCATAGAACCTCCGGAGAGAATGCGGGAATGGCGTCAGGCCGCAGCGAGGCGCGGAGGTCTGGCTCACGGTATCCACAGTGAACCATGTTGGCGGCGCGGGCAACCACACGAGTGCAGGGGTACACCCAACACAGACTCGCCCGCGCCTTTGGGTCTGCCTGACCGACTCCGAGTGGCCCCATGCTAGGCTGTCCCCATGACCGCTTCCAACCAACTTCTTTGCCGTGGGGCCACCGCCGGGTAACGTTGCCCCTGCGGATGTTCGCCCCCTCTCCAAGTGTGGAGGGGGATTTTTTTATTCCACCAATTGTGTTGCCTACCTACTGTGCCAGACAGGAGCTCCCATGACTCACGAACCCCCGCCCACTGCCACCTCTGCCGACTGGAACGCCGAACATTACCGCTCTCGCCACGCCTTCGTGTTCCAGTCCAGCGCCGACCTGGCTGGAAGTTGGCTGGAGCCGCAGGCAGGCGAGCGCATCCTGGATCTGGGCTGCGGCACGGGCGAACTGACGGCCCGCATCGCCGAATCGGGGGCGGCGGTACTGGGCATGGACGCCAGCCCAGACATGATCGCCGGAGCGCAGGACGCTTACATGGGGGCTGGCCTGACTTTTGAAGTGGTGGACGCGCACGCTCTGGCCTACCAATCCGAATTTGACGCCGTGTTCAGCAACGCTGCGCTGCACTGGATGAAGCCTCTGGACACCGTATTTGCGCGGGTGGCCGCTGCGCTGAACCCCGGTGGGCGCTTGGTGCTGGAAATGGGCGGCGCGGGCAACATGCAAACCGTGATCGACGCCGTAAATCACGCCACCACCACGCTTGGCCTGCCCGAATTGCCTCACCCCTGGGTCTTCCCCACGACCGGGCAACTGGCAACGCTGCTGGAATCGGCGGGCCTGCGGGTAGAGCGCACCCACTGGTTTGCCCGCCCCACTCCGCTCAAAGGAGAAGACGGCTTCCGCGCATGGCTGGAAGGCTTTGGCGGTGCGTGGCTTGCTCCGCTCGGTCTGGCTGACCGGGAAGCTGTGCTGGCCGAAGCCGAAGCCCACGCCCGCCCGAAAATGTGGACTGGGACGGAGTGGTTGGCAGATTACCGGAGACTCCGTGCGGTGGCAGTGAAGCCCTAAGTGGTCAGTGAGCGGAGTGGGGAGGCGTGTGCGTCACGTTTCTCCCTCATTCCACAGCTTTAAGCCTCGGTTGAAGGCTTGGGCTTCAGCATCCCCACAACCTCTGTTTTCACTCCGCCTACAGCTGGGGCAGAGGGTTTATCAAATGCTCGCGTGTGCTCTGGTTGAGGTTCGGGAACTTGCTGGAAGTCTAGGTTCGACAAAGCCTCTTTGATTGCGGCAAAAAATCCATCCGGCTGAGGCGTCGTGCCCTGTGCGATGGCCGGTTTGCCGCCGCCCTTACCCCCCGTTGCCTTCAGCACCGCACTCAACATGGCTCCTGCATTCACGTCATCCCGCGGCGTAGCCATCCCGCAGCGTCCGCCCGGAGCCAAAGCCAGCACGATTTCCCCATCTGGCACGGCATTCAGCGTGGGCAGCAGCAGGGTCACATCGTCCAGAGTGACGCAGCGCACGGGCAGGCCATTCACGGTTTCTGTGGGTGCTGCTCCCAGCAACGTTGCGGCCAATTGAGCCCGTAAAGCGGAGGCTTCGGCTTTCAGCGCGTCCCGTTCGCCCACCACTGCGGCTACCCGTTCGTGCAGGCAGTCTACGGGCACGCTGAAGCCCTGAGCGAGGGCGCGGGCTTCCCCGTACACACGGGCCAGATATTCGCCCGCTTCCTCACCCGCCATGAACACCACCCGCGTCAGGCCAGCCCGGATGCGTTCTGTACGCAAAATCACCACAGGCGCGGCGAGGCTGGCACGCGGCACATGGAGGCCGCCGCACGCGCTTACATCGAACGCTTCTCCTGCCGAATCGCGGAAAATGACGAGGCGCACCTGCCCGCGCACCTTGGTTTCACGGCGCGGGGCGTACAGGTGCAGATCGTCTTCGGCAACGGTGGGCGTGTCCAGCGTCAGATCGGCGCGGCCCAACGTCTCGCGCAGCAGGGTTTCGGCGGCATGCACATGCATCTCTGCCGGATCACCTTCCAGATCCAGCGTGCATTCGGGGCTTCTCATGCCCACCGCCGCCACGCTGAACGCCGGATTCACGCGCCTGAACGCCTGCGCCAGCAGATGCTCGCCGCTGTGCCGCTGCATCTGCCGCCAGCGCCGCGCCGCGTCTACCTGCCCAGAAACGGGCGTGCCAACGGGCGGCGGCGCACCTTCCAGCTTGTGCCAGATCAGCCCGGTGGCCTTGTCTTTGCGGGTATCCAGCACGGCTGCCGTACCCCCTGCCCACGTCAGCCGGCCTGCATCCCCGTTTTGCCCCCCACCTTCGGGATAAAAGGCGGTGGCGTCCAGCGCGACTTCAGAGCCGCTGATATCATTTACTACGCTGTCGAAGGTCAACTTCGTCCCATCTTCGTAGTACAGGGCGCGGGTCAAGACTGGGCCTCGTCGGTGGAAACTGCCAATGGCACGGCGTCGCGGGTACGCTCGCCGCCCACGTCTCCGGTATTCAGCGTGCTGGCAGGCTCGAACAGCAAGACCCAGCACACGTCCACCGCGTCGGGACAATGCCGCACGCCACGCGGCACGACAATAAATTCGCCCTCACGGATGGTGCGCGTGGGGCCATCCTCAAAATGCATCAGCAGTTCTCCGCGATGCACCAGAAACAGCTCGTCTTCATTGGGATGAGAATGCATGACGAATCGGCCCTGAATCTGAGCCAGTTTGACCATCTGTCCGTTCAGTTCGGCGGCCACACGTGGGGCGTAGACCTCCTCGAAACTGGCAAAAGCGGCGGCGAGATTGACGGGCTGGGGAGTCATGGGGGAAGTCTAGAGCGTGAATGGAAGGTGGATCATAGATCGTGGTTTGGCATTCCCCACGTCCTACGATCCACCCTCTACACTCACGCTGTTTACACGTTATACGTGCTGCTCGCCGTTTCCCCGCCGCGCCCCGTCCAGTTGGTGTGGTGAAATTCTCCGCGTGGGCCGTCGGTGCGCTCGTAGGTGTGCGCCCCGAAGTAGTCGCGCTGGGCCTGAAGGATGTTTGCGGGCAGCTTGGCAGTGCGGTAGCCGTCGTAGTAGGCCAAAGCACTGGCAAACGCAGGCGTGGGAATGCCGCTTACGGCAGCGGTGGCAATCGTCTGACGCCACGCGGTCTGCACGCCCTGAATGGCGTCCTGAAAATAGGGGGCAAGCAGCAGGTTGGGCAGGTCGCGCTGGGCATCGTAGGCTTCCTTGATGCGGTCTAGGAACTGGGCACGGATGATGCAGCCGCCGCGCCACATTAGCGCAATCGCGCCGAAATCCAGCGTCCAGCCCGCATCTTGGGCCGACAACCGCAGAAGCTGAAAGCCCTGGGCATAGGCGGCGATTTTGGAAGCGTAGAGGGCCTGCCGCACGTTCTCGATGAACGCGGCCTGATCAGCTGGGGGCGTGATTTCCGGGCCTTTCAAGAAGTGACTAGCGGCCATGCGCTCCTCTTTCATGGCGCTCATGGCGCGGGCGTACACGGCTTCGGTGATGGTGGCGGCGGGGCTTCCGGCGTCCAGCGCGGCTACGCTCGTCCATTTGCCCGTGCCTTTCTGTCCGGCGGCGTCCAGAATCACGTCCACCAGCGGCTCACCCGTTTTGGGGTCAATCTTGGTCAGAATGTCGGCGGTAATTTCGATCAGGTAGGAATTCAGTTCGCCCCGGTTCCACTCGGCAAACACCTCGGCAATCTGGGGAGCGCTGAGGCCTGCCACGTCGCGCAATAGATGGTAGCTTTCGGCGATCATCTGCATGTCGGCGTACTCGATGCCGTTGTGAACCATCTTCACGAAGTGGCCCGCGCCTTCCTCGCCCACCCAGTCGCAGCAGGGGGTGCCGTCTTCTACCCGCGCCGCGATGCCCTGAAAAATAGGCTTGACCGATTCCCACGCCAGAGGATTGCCGCCCGGCATGATGCTGGGGCCGGTGAGTGCGCCTTCCTCGCCGCCCGACACGCCCGTACCGATAAACAGCAATCCTTCGGCAGACAGTTCTTTGGTGCGCCGCGTGGAGTCGGCGGGGTGGCTGTTGCCGCCGTCGATGATGATGTCGCCGGGTTCGAGGAACGGCTTGACGTGGTTGATGAATTCATCGACCGCCGCGCCCGCCTTCACCATCAGCATGACCTTTCGGGGCCGCTTGAGCAGCGCCACGAAGCCTTCTACAGAATCTGCGCCCACGATGGTGAGGCCACTGGCCCGCCCGCCCGTAAAAGCCGTGACCTTGCTGACCGTGCGGTTGAAGGCCGCCACCGTAAAGCCCTTGCCCGCCATGTTCAGAATCAGGTTTTCGCCCATCACCGCGAGACCGATCACGCCGATATCGGCGACTGGGGCAACAACAGAGGCGGCGGGGGCATCGGCAGAGGGTTGCGTCATGGCACAAGTGTACGCGGGACGCAAAGGCGGGGTCGGGGGCTTGTCGAGAAGGGTAAGCGGGCGGTGGGTTGTCGGCAGTGAGAACAGCGTTGGCGAGAGGCATTTGTTCCAGTCCGCTCGGATGATTCTCACGCATCATCACAATTTGGTATGGGGTGTCAAAAAGAGTGGAGGAAAGGCTTTCCTGCTCGCCTCTCCCCCACTGCCTGTAACTTAAACTAAACTCTGTTTCTCAGTTCAACGCTCCACTCGGTACGCTCTAGACTTCAATGTGAACTGGCGCGGCTTTTTCACCCTTGGGCCGGGTAGGAATGACCAGATTGGGCATCATCAGTGTGGCGAGGAATGCGATGATGGCGACGCCAATGGCGTAACGGTAGATGGTGGAAATGGTATCGGCAAACGCCACTTTCTGGGCGCGGGCGCTGGCTATAGCAATCTTTTCGCCGTCGTTGACGCCGCCTAAGGCTCCGGCCAGAGCAGCGGGGCGGGCCTGTTCGGGAACGCCGCCTGCGGGCACATTGGTGAGCTGGGTTTTGGCCTCGGCGGGCAGGGCGGCGCTGCTCTGAATGGCCCGAATAGCCGCCGCGTCGCCCGTTTCGATGGCTTTGGTCACGTTGGTACGCAGGGCGTCAAAGCTGGCCTTGATCTGCGCTGGACTTTGCGGCGCGGCGTTGCGCTCGCTGGTCGCGGTTCCGGTACTGTTCTTGACTTGCTCGCCAATGGTGGTCAGCCGGGCGGCCACGTTGCCCGTATTGGCCTGAGCCTGCGCAGCAAACTGAGTCGAGAGGTTGGCGGTCAGGCCAGCGGTCAGCACTGCGCCAAAAATGGCCGTGCCGATAGTGCTGCCCATCTGCTGAAAGAACTGCCCGGCGCTGGTGGCGACGCCGATTTCCCAGGGTTTGACGGCCAACTGGACGGCAGTGGTGTACAGCGGCAGGGCGGGGCCAAGGCCGAGGCCCAGTAGCACCATGCGGAAGATGACGCTGCCATACGAGGAATCGGCATTCAGGGTGGACAGGACGAAAAAGCCCAGCGCCGAGGTCATCAGGCCAATCAGCATCAGGAATTTGTAGCGCCCGACGCGGCTGGCGAGTTGCCCGCTGCCAATGGCCCCGATAATCAGACCCATGGTGAGCGGAATGGTGGCGGTTCCGGCGGCGGTGGCCGACACGCCCTGCACCTGCACCAGATACAGGCTGAGGAACAGGATGGCCCCGAGAAAGCCCGCGCCGATCATGAAGCGGGCGACGGCTCCCCAGGCAAACGTGGGATTTTTGAACAGGCTCAGGGGCAAAATGGGGCTGGGGTGGCGGCTTTCGACAAACAGGAAGGCGATCAGGGCCGCGATACTGAGGCCGAACAGGGCCAGCAATGTGGGGCTGCTCCAGCCGCCCGACGCCGCGTAGGTTCCGTCTGCGCCCCAGGTGAGGGCCAGCAGCAGCGGCACTGTGAACACCAGGATCAGGAACGCCCCCAGCCAATCGACTTTGGCCTGCAACCCGCTGGCAAGGCGCGGCATCTTGGAATAGATGAAAGCCAACGCAACTAAACCAATCGGCAAGTTGACATAAAACACCCAGCGCCAGTTGACCTGATCGGTGAGGAAGCCGCCCAAGAGTGGCCCGATGACGCTGCTGAGGCCGAAGACAGCTCCGAACAGGCCCTGATATCGGGGACGGTCAATAGGCTCGAACAGGTCGGCAATGATGGCAAACGCCACCGCGCCCAACGCCGCCGCGCCCACACCTTGCAGGCCTCGGAACACCACAAGCTGCATCATGCCGCCGCCGAACAGGTTGCCGAAGAACGGCTCGCCTGCCAGCCCGCACAGGGCACTGCCGATCAGGAAGATCACAATGCCGATCATCAGAATGGGTTTGCGTCCGTACAGATCAGACAGCTTGCCGTAAATGGGCACCAGCGCCGTGTTGGTCAGCAGATACGCGGTGGTGACCCAAGAGTAGAGGCTGAAGCCGTCGAGGTCTTGCGCGATTTTGGGCATGGCCGTAGAGACGATGGTCTGGTCGAGGGCGCTGAGGAACAGGCCCAGCAACACGCCGACCAAGATCAGGCGCTTGGTGGGCAGATCCAGCGTTTTGGCGTAATCGATACGCCCAGCGGGTTCGCCGGGTTGGGTAGGTGCGGTCATGTGTTCTCCGGGGATGGCTCTGATGGGGACGTTTGGGGTGAGTGGACGGCGCAGGTGGCCGGGTCGTTCAGGTCAAGCTGATCCAGCAGGGTGCGAATGGCCCGGTCTGCGGTGTGAATAGACTCGGCGGGCAACGTGGAAAACACGGAAATGTAGGCGTCCACGAATCCGGCGTCCATACGGGTCAGCACATCGCGCCCCTCGGCGGTCAGGGCCACCAGCTTTTCCCGGCGGTTTTCGGGGTTTTCCTGCCGACCAGCCAGCCCGCGCTGCACCAAACGTTCAACGAGGTGGCTGGCGGCGGGCACACTCAGGCGGGTGCGCTCCGAAAGCTGCGTGACTGTGAGCGGACTGAAGGCCCGGAGTTGATGCAGCGCGGCAATCTGCGTAAAGCTCAGGTCGCGTTCCTGCAATTCGTCCTGCATTCCAGTCATCACGCGGCTGCTGATGTGGCGGTGCAGCCGTTTCATGGCCTGACCGAGATGCACGGCGGCGGCGCGATTTTCTACTAAGGCTTCCGCCTGGGCGTTCGGCGCATTGGCGAGTGGTTCGATATCCGTCATAGTTTCAAGCTCGCAACTGTCTTACACATAAGACGGTATGATGAACCTCATGATGTTGTTTCGTCAAGTGTCCGCCAGATGGCCTAGTAAGGTGGCGGCTACCTTGTGGTATGTAAATTAAGAGGAAGGCGTGCTGGCCAAGGTTTCGACAGGAAAGAGTGTTGAGTTGCTGACTGTCACTGGCGGAGTCCTGCCACCAATTGCCGGGACTTTGCACGGTAAGTCAATGCAAAAGCGGCGGCTTCCCATTGCAGGAAACCGCCGCTCCGACTTCTTGAGTTTGTTCTTGTCTCAGCTTCAGCCGATCAAGCCCAGCGCGTATTCACCCATCAGACGCGGAATGTTGACGCCTGTAGTGGATACTGAATTTTTAAATTCCATCGTGTGATTGATCTCGATGACCAGCAGGCCGCGCTCCGGGTCTTCCACCAGATCAATGGCCACGATTTCGCCGTGTACAGCAGCGGCAGCCTGAAGCGCCAGCGTTTCTATTTCGGGCGTGACCGGGCAATTGCTGGCCTTTGCGCCGCGTGCCGTGTTGGTAATCCAGTGTTCGCTGGTGCGGTAAATAGCGCCAATGCACACGCCGCCCACCACAAAGGCCCGAATATCGCGCTCCGGCTTACGGATCAGTTCCTGAATGTAAAAGACCTGATGCTGAGGCCCGCCCAGCACTTCCTTATGCTCGATGATGGCTTCGGCGGCGTCGCGGTCATTGACCCGGCTGACCATGCGGCCCCAGGAACCGACGGTGGGTTTGATAACGACCGGGTAGCCCATCTGTTCGATGAGGTGCAGCGCAGCTTCTCCGTCG from Deinococcus sp. QL22 encodes:
- the gnd gene encoding decarboxylating NADP(+)-dependent phosphogluconate dehydrogenase, which gives rise to MTQPSADAPAASVVAPVADIGVIGLAVMGENLILNMAGKGFTVAAFNRTVSKVTAFTGGRASGLTIVGADSVEGFVALLKRPRKVMLMVKAGAAVDEFINHVKPFLEPGDIIIDGGNSHPADSTRRTKELSAEGLLFIGTGVSGGEEGALTGPSIMPGGNPLAWESVKPIFQGIAARVEDGTPCCDWVGEEGAGHFVKMVHNGIEYADMQMIAESYHLLRDVAGLSAPQIAEVFAEWNRGELNSYLIEITADILTKIDPKTGEPLVDVILDAAGQKGTGKWTSVAALDAGSPAATITEAVYARAMSAMKEERMAASHFLKGPEITPPADQAAFIENVRQALYASKIAAYAQGFQLLRLSAQDAGWTLDFGAIALMWRGGCIIRAQFLDRIKEAYDAQRDLPNLLLAPYFQDAIQGVQTAWRQTIATAAVSGIPTPAFASALAYYDGYRTAKLPANILQAQRDYFGAHTYERTDGPRGEFHHTNWTGRGGETASSTYNV
- a CDS encoding MDR family MFS transporter codes for the protein MTAPTQPGEPAGRIDYAKTLDLPTKRLILVGVLLGLFLSALDQTIVSTAMPKIAQDLDGFSLYSWVTTAYLLTNTALVPIYGKLSDLYGRKPILMIGIVIFLIGSALCGLAGEPFFGNLFGGGMMQLVVFRGLQGVGAAALGAVAFAIIADLFEPIDRPRYQGLFGAVFGLSSVIGPLLGGFLTDQVNWRWVFYVNLPIGLVALAFIYSKMPRLASGLQAKVDWLGAFLILVFTVPLLLALTWGADGTYAASGGWSSPTLLALFGLSIAALIAFLFVESRHPSPILPLSLFKNPTFAWGAVARFMIGAGFLGAILFLSLYLVQVQGVSATAAGTATIPLTMGLIIGAIGSGQLASRVGRYKFLMLIGLMTSALGFFVLSTLNADSSYGSVIFRMVLLGLGLGPALPLYTTAVQLAVKPWEIGVATSAGQFFQQMGSTIGTAIFGAVLTAGLTANLSTQFAAQAQANTGNVAARLTTIGEQVKNSTGTATSERNAAPQSPAQIKASFDALRTNVTKAIETGDAAAIRAIQSSAALPAEAKTQLTNVPAGGVPEQARPAALAGALGGVNDGEKIAIASARAQKVAFADTISTIYRYAIGVAIIAFLATLMMPNLVIPTRPKGEKAAPVHIEV
- a CDS encoding M48 family metallopeptidase — translated: MTGNDPERVAERVQLEGIYFDGRSSRDRAARLTVQGDQVTVQADSDGIAGGTEARWPLAQVKIDPPLPGVRRVLKFPDRTRFETTDHAAIRAIERRTRRNRGLSSVRKLEGSWGLALGTLAVMAAFVWGFIAFGLPALARTAAAATPGHVLATFDRETVEVLDQPPYLGPSKLSAARQAELQRGFRQVVGWAGGAYPYRLLLRDGEPKADDEDGFGGFSLGANAFALPGGTIVMTDQLVALARSDRELIGVLAHESGHVTNRHGLAGVYQALGLTLLTTVVTGDLVSAGTFAAAAPAALLQRGYSRAAETQADEVAGAFMLKQYGTTKPLRDILARLEADDAKADETSVKEGNRLENLLQSHPGTANRIEHLREIERAAK
- a CDS encoding cupin domain-containing protein, producing MTPQPVNLAAAFASFEEVYAPRVAAELNGQMVKLAQIQGRFVMHSHPNEDELFLVHRGELLMHFEDGPTRTIREGEFIVVPRGVRHCPDAVDVCWVLLFEPASTLNTGDVGGERTRDAVPLAVSTDEAQS
- a CDS encoding WD40 repeat domain-containing protein, with the translated sequence MKRCSSLLALSLALAFPCALAGSLTVTQSYTLSDAVAQDAMWFRDGKRVAIAVENTVVIADPTGKALTTLRGPTEPVTRLSVSPDGTLVAARSDGALYVWRVAGGTVVRRWPPATAAGIDPAQRVVRGAFRADNSLLVLQNDQDAPLLVLNPATGATTRLAEFGPEDLITSADGKTALVVDYGDAFMVDTATFKKKGPVATYNKIGNAALSPDGTVGAISGDSGKVQILSASAPARTLPTSLKLPGIAFLNSANLLLMENGTLEQLAVSTGKSVGVRPKSKEGEDALVVSVDGVAIGLVDSYQPSVFGIANPAGSKVLRFPAGKVQSVGLAGTQPLALQYDKGVLLNTADPRVMLPLNSGTAYIPVMASAAGVTAALLDTEDGYEVGLMQARELVAGPDLTDFEEEIQLFQISSNGKFLLTHDGYTLAVTDLARNTTSVHSAEDLDFGDDLFDLVAVSADGSEIALVTADGFALRLKSKTDEITTEAQLPEDVEAQLLDIAPDGTIALGVRRDDGAEVWLFKKNATTPFKQLQYTGWVDDLRFSPDGKALALNVSGAYSGLIVLDPSSGAELARSESLSMYDGGLTWNASGTQLLVGRGISSKVSSVTLLNFKR
- the lysX gene encoding lysine biosynthesis protein LysX gives rise to the protein MADLAIIYDRIRPDEKMLFEALDGLGVAYDKVYAPQLTVTFDDAGRAAVPWKVALERCVSQSRGHAVTRALEGLGVRVVNPSHVIELCGDKLATNARLAAAGLPTPRTAVAFDGEAALHLIEQMGYPVVIKPTVGSWGRMVSRVNDRDAAEAIIEHKEVLGGPQHQVFYIQELIRKPERDIRAFVVGGVCIGAIYRTSEHWITNTARGAKASNCPVTPEIETLALQAAAAVHGEIVAIDLVEDPERGLLVIEINHTMEFKNSVSTTGVNIPRLMGEYALGLIG
- a CDS encoding methyltransferase domain-containing protein, encoding MTHEPPPTATSADWNAEHYRSRHAFVFQSSADLAGSWLEPQAGERILDLGCGTGELTARIAESGAAVLGMDASPDMIAGAQDAYMGAGLTFEVVDAHALAYQSEFDAVFSNAALHWMKPLDTVFARVAAALNPGGRLVLEMGGAGNMQTVIDAVNHATTTLGLPELPHPWVFPTTGQLATLLESAGLRVERTHWFARPTPLKGEDGFRAWLEGFGGAWLAPLGLADREAVLAEAEAHARPKMWTGTEWLADYRRLRAVAVKP
- a CDS encoding alanyl-tRNA editing protein, which gives rise to MTRALYYEDGTKLTFDSVVNDISGSEVALDATAFYPEGGGQNGDAGRLTWAGGTAAVLDTRKDKATGLIWHKLEGAPPPVGTPVSGQVDAARRWRQMQRHSGEHLLAQAFRRVNPAFSVAAVGMRSPECTLDLEGDPAEMHVHAAETLLRETLGRADLTLDTPTVAEDDLHLYAPRRETKVRGQVRLVIFRDSAGEAFDVSACGGLHVPRASLAAPVVILRTERIRAGLTRVVFMAGEEAGEYLARVYGEARALAQGFSVPVDCLHERVAAVVGERDALKAEASALRAQLAATLLGAAPTETVNGLPVRCVTLDDVTLLLPTLNAVPDGEIVLALAPGGRCGMATPRDDVNAGAMLSAVLKATGGKGGGKPAIAQGTTPQPDGFFAAIKEALSNLDFQQVPEPQPEHTRAFDKPSAPAVGGVKTEVVGMLKPKPSTEA
- a CDS encoding MarR family winged helix-turn-helix transcriptional regulator — protein: MTDIEPLANAPNAQAEALVENRAAAVHLGQAMKRLHRHISSRVMTGMQDELQERDLSFTQIAALHQLRAFSPLTVTQLSERTRLSVPAASHLVERLVQRGLAGRQENPENRREKLVALTAEGRDVLTRMDAGFVDAYISVFSTLPAESIHTADRAIRTLLDQLDLNDPATCAVHSPQTSPSEPSPENT